From a single Intestinibaculum porci genomic region:
- a CDS encoding PTS mannose/fructose/sorbose/N-acetylgalactosamine transporter subunit IIC, whose protein sequence is MSISWLQAALLGLFACLASLPGMGGTTIGNYTLGRPLVGGLVCGLILGDVKLGIMCGVAMQVVYIALVTPGGTVSADVRAISYIGIPLAMVAVKSQGLDYASADATGLATSMGTLVGTLGTVLFYGTATLNLVWQGIGWKAVEKGDFKKIYTVDFVLPWISHILFSFIPTLIMCHFGADAVTALKNALPMDGIAMKTLFTVGALLPCVGIAILLKQIVEKPADFIPFFVGFTLAASLGLNLVASACVSLIFAVLYYKLDMIQTTGVKASAGAMDDDDEEEEDI, encoded by the coding sequence ATGAGTATTAGCTGGCTTCAGGCTGCTCTGCTTGGTTTATTTGCCTGCTTGGCATCTTTACCAGGTATGGGTGGTACAACAATTGGTAACTACACTTTAGGACGTCCATTAGTTGGTGGTCTCGTGTGTGGTTTAATCTTAGGAGATGTTAAATTAGGGATCATGTGTGGGGTTGCCATGCAGGTCGTTTATATCGCGTTAGTAACACCTGGCGGAACTGTTTCTGCTGATGTGCGTGCCATCTCTTATATTGGTATTCCACTTGCAATGGTAGCAGTTAAATCACAGGGCTTAGATTACGCTTCTGCCGATGCGACTGGTTTAGCGACTTCTATGGGGACTTTAGTAGGGACCCTTGGTACTGTTTTATTCTATGGTACTGCCACTTTAAACTTAGTATGGCAGGGGATTGGCTGGAAAGCCGTTGAAAAAGGTGATTTCAAGAAAATCTATACAGTAGATTTCGTCTTACCTTGGATCTCACATATCTTATTCTCTTTCATTCCAACATTAATCATGTGTCATTTCGGTGCTGATGCCGTTACTGCTTTAAAGAATGCCTTACCAATGGATGGTATTGCAATGAAGACCTTATTCACGGTCGGCGCTTTATTACCATGTGTCGGGATCGCTATCTTATTAAAACAGATCGTTGAAAAACCAGCAGACTTCATTCCATTCTTTGTTGGTTTCACATTAGCTGCTTCATTAGGTTTAAACTTAGTGGCTTCAGCTTGTGTATCATTAATCTTTGCCGTACTGTACTACAAACTCGATATGATTCAGACCACTGGCGTCAAAGCTTCAGCTGGTGCAATGGATGACGATGATGAGGAAGAGGAGGATATCTAA
- a CDS encoding PTS sugar transporter subunit IIA: protein MKYLVLVSHGDFAEGLKTSLAMFAGDKIDQVIAVGLKNGTSADDFAVTFKEALSVLKDDDSLVLLADIVGGSPLTTALSVLSEMGYLETTTVLGGMNLPMALTAIVMKDVLEGDAFVSSVLSEAKTALQEYKTASDDADDEEDDI, encoded by the coding sequence ATGAAGTATTTAGTCCTTGTCAGCCATGGTGATTTTGCGGAAGGTTTAAAAACCTCGCTCGCAATGTTCGCTGGCGACAAGATCGATCAGGTGATCGCTGTAGGATTAAAGAATGGCACCTCCGCTGATGATTTCGCGGTGACCTTCAAGGAAGCTTTAAGCGTTTTGAAGGATGATGATTCTTTGGTTTTACTCGCTGACATTGTTGGCGGTTCACCTTTAACCACAGCTTTAAGTGTTTTAAGTGAAATGGGATACTTAGAAACAACCACTGTCTTAGGCGGGATGAACCTGCCAATGGCTTTAACTGCTATTGTCATGAAAGATGTATTAGAAGGGGATGCCTTCGTATCAAGCGTATTAAGCGAAGCAAAAACTGCTTTGCAGGAATACAAAACAGCATCTGATGACGCTGATGATGAAGAAGATGATATTTAA
- a CDS encoding PTS system mannose/fructose/N-acetylgalactosamine-transporter subunit IIB has product MAISFVRIDDRMIHGQTVTRWAKEYPCTGLIAVNDAAASNKVLKQAYKSASDKKTFVWTKEHFKDVQEKVLKSADQYFLITKNPLDMKYLLVDLGFVPGDVKTVIVGPCNDRPGTTKLGNNQSITQEEAEAFEAIAKAGYNIKFSLIPDVSIGTWDDFKGKFGF; this is encoded by the coding sequence ATGGCTATTTCATTTGTAAGAATTGACGACCGTATGATTCACGGTCAGACTGTCACAAGATGGGCAAAAGAATATCCTTGTACAGGATTAATCGCTGTCAATGATGCCGCAGCATCAAATAAAGTCTTAAAACAGGCTTATAAGAGTGCATCAGATAAGAAAACATTCGTATGGACCAAAGAACATTTTAAAGATGTTCAGGAAAAAGTATTAAAATCAGCTGATCAGTATTTCTTAATTACTAAAAATCCATTAGACATGAAATACTTATTAGTGGATTTAGGCTTTGTACCTGGTGATGTCAAAACAGTTATTGTCGGACCATGTAATGATCGTCCTGGCACAACCAAATTAGGCAACAACCAGTCCATCACACAGGAAGAAGCAGAAGCTTTCGAAGCGATTGCGAAAGCAGGCTACAATATTAAATTCTCATTAATACCAGATGTTTCCATCGGTACATGGGATGATTTCAAAGGTAAATTCGGCTTTTAA